The following coding sequences lie in one Benincasa hispida cultivar B227 chromosome 6, ASM972705v1, whole genome shotgun sequence genomic window:
- the LOC120080016 gene encoding glycosyltransferase BC10-like yields the protein MKTGQKWQLDMGDMKILPGPRPRTTKRPLWIIILVSMVSVFLICAYIYPPSGTGACYIFSSKGCKVITDWLPPAPAREYSDAEIASRIVIREILNTPFVTSNTPKIAFLFLTPGSLPFEKLWDKFFHGHEGKFSVYVHASKEKPMHVSRYFAGRETHSNEVIWGKISMVDAERRLLANALHDPDNQHFVLLSDSCVPLHNFDYIYQYLINTNISYVDCFNDPGPHGNGRYSEHMLPEIEMKDFRKGAQWFSMKRQHALIVVADNLYYSKFRDYCKPGLEGHNCIADEHYLPTFFHMTDPGGIANWSITHVDWSERKWHPKSYGAQDVTYELLQNITSIDVSVHVTSDERKEVQRWPCLWNGVQRPCYLFARKFYPEALNNLLNLFSNYSSISA from the exons ATGAAGACAGGTCAAAAGTGGCAATTAGACATGGGCGATATGAAAATTCTGCCTGGTCCTCGACCTCGTACAACCAAGAGGCCGTTATGGATCATTATCTTGGTTTCAATGGTCAGCGTGTTTCTAATATGTGCCTATATCTATCCACCCAGTGGCACAGGTGCTTGTTACATATTTTCTTCTAAGGGCTGCAAGGTTATTACGGATTGGCTCCCACCTGCACCTGCAAGGGAATATAGTGATGCTGAGATTGCATCACGCATTGTTATTAGAGAAATTTTGAACACACCATTTGTTACATCAAATACTCCTAAAATTGCATTTTTATTCTTGACTCCTGGTTCCCTGCCTTTTGAGAAGCTATGGGATAAGTTTTTTCAC GGCCATGAAGGGAAATTCTCTGTTTATGTCCATGCATCTAAGGAAAAGCCAATGCATGTTAGCCGTTACTTCGCTGGTCGTGAAACTCATAGCAATGAG GTCATTTGGGGTAAAATTTCCATGGTTGACGCAGAGAGACGATTGTTAGCAAATGCTCTCCATGATCCTGATAATCAGCACTTTGTTTTACTTTCTGATAG TTGTGTACCGTTGCATAATTTTGATTATATCTACCAGTATTTGATCAATACGAATATCAGCTATGTGGATTG TTTTAACGATCCTGGTCCACATGGAAATGGGAGATATTCAGAGCATATGTTACCTGAAATTGAGATGAAAGACTTCAGAAAAGGTGCTCAG TGGTTCTCGATGAAGCGACAACACGCTTTGATTGTTGTGGCGGACAATCTTTACTATTCAAAATTTCGAGATTATTGCAAG CCAGGTCTGGAGGGGCACAATTGCATTGCAGATGAGCATTATTTGCCCACCTTTTTCCAT ATGACAGACCCTGGAGGGATTGCAAACTGGTCAATTACTCACGTTGATTGGTCTGAAAGAAAGTGGCATCCAAAATCGTACGGCGCTCAAGATGTTACCTACGAACTtttgcaaaatatcaca TCAATCGATGTTAGCGTGCACGTTACGAGTGACGAGAGG AAGGAAGTTCAAAGATGGCCATGTTTGTGGAATGGTGTACAGAGGCCATGTTACTTATTTGCAAGGAAGTTCTATCCTGAGGCTCTAAATAACCTTCTGAATCTCTTCTCCAACTACTCATCCATTTCAGCCTAA